The Lentzea guizhouensis genome contains a region encoding:
- a CDS encoding glucose-1-phosphate thymidylyltransferase — MKALVLSGGAGTRMRPAGHSLPKQLVPIANKPVLEYVLENLRDIGVTEIGLVVGENGSEIIEMFGDGAVLGVSLTYLDQDFALGVAHCVKIARPFLGDDDFVLYLGDYVLAEGIGQIADEFARLRPSAQVLVDKVEDPRLYGVAEVDENSRVTRLIEHPREPRSDLAMIGVYFFTPAIHAAIDAIEPSWRGEFEITDALQWLVTHERDVRARIYSGFWKDTGRVEDVLECNRELLMGLRGDVQGIVDDESRLIGDVVVEEGARVVRSCIVGPAIIGPGTLVEESIIGPYTSIGADCRITESGVADSIVLNEASVHNVSGIETSLIGRRARVGSGGRHRLVVGDGARVDVAA, encoded by the coding sequence ATGAAAGCCCTTGTGCTGTCCGGAGGCGCGGGAACACGGATGCGCCCGGCCGGGCATTCCCTGCCGAAGCAACTGGTTCCCATCGCGAACAAGCCGGTGCTGGAGTACGTGCTGGAGAACCTGCGGGACATCGGGGTCACCGAGATCGGCCTGGTCGTCGGCGAGAACGGCAGCGAGATCATCGAGATGTTCGGCGACGGCGCCGTGCTGGGTGTCTCGCTCACCTACCTCGACCAGGACTTCGCGCTGGGGGTCGCGCACTGCGTGAAGATCGCCCGGCCGTTCCTCGGTGACGACGACTTCGTGCTGTACCTGGGGGACTACGTCCTCGCCGAGGGCATCGGGCAGATCGCCGACGAGTTCGCGCGGCTGCGGCCGTCGGCCCAGGTGCTGGTCGACAAGGTGGAGGACCCGCGGCTCTACGGCGTGGCCGAGGTCGACGAGAACTCGCGCGTGACCCGGTTGATCGAGCACCCGCGCGAGCCCCGCAGCGACCTCGCGATGATCGGGGTCTACTTCTTCACGCCCGCGATCCACGCCGCGATCGACGCGATCGAGCCGTCGTGGCGGGGCGAGTTCGAGATCACCGACGCGTTGCAGTGGCTGGTGACGCACGAGCGCGACGTTCGGGCGCGGATCTACTCGGGGTTCTGGAAGGACACCGGCCGGGTCGAGGACGTGCTGGAGTGCAACCGCGAGCTGCTGATGGGGCTGCGCGGGGACGTCCAGGGCATCGTCGACGACGAGTCGCGGCTGATCGGTGACGTCGTGGTCGAGGAGGGCGCGCGCGTGGTGCGGTCGTGCATCGTCGGACCGGCGATCATCGGGCCCGGCACGCTCGTCGAGGAGTCGATCATCGGCCCGTACACGTCGATCGGCGCGGACTGCCGGATCACCGAGTCCGGGGTGGCCGACTCGATCGTGCTGAACGAGGCGTCGGTGCACAACGTGTCCGGCATCGAGACGTCGCTGATCGGGCGGCGGGCGCGGGTGGGGTCGGGCGGCCGCCACCGGCTGGTCGTCGGTGACGGCGCGCGCGTCGACGTGGCTGCTTGA
- a CDS encoding mechanosensitive ion channel family protein, protein MGSQITEGLGQAWAMVATFVPKLLGFLLVLVIGWFIAKALSKGVNFLLKRVGFDKLVQRSGLTGAMKQSSMDATGLIAKIVYYFVLLIALQLAFGVFGASNPVSTLLNEVIAYLPRIVVALVLVIVASAIGTALRGLVTGALGQRSYTKLLGNITYGFVMALGVIAALNQLGIAVSVTMPVLVAVLATVAGVIIIGVGGGLVRPMQSRWEGWLNRVQEEAQAQSPMPRASQEMPANVGGRMDAPTPPSGTPMSDR, encoded by the coding sequence GTGGGCTCGCAAATCACCGAGGGCCTGGGCCAGGCGTGGGCGATGGTGGCCACGTTCGTGCCGAAGCTGCTCGGCTTCCTGCTCGTCCTGGTCATCGGCTGGTTCATCGCGAAGGCGCTCTCGAAGGGCGTGAACTTCCTGCTGAAGCGCGTCGGCTTCGACAAGCTCGTGCAGCGCTCCGGCCTGACCGGCGCGATGAAGCAGTCGTCGATGGACGCGACCGGCCTGATCGCCAAGATCGTGTACTACTTCGTGCTGCTGATCGCGTTGCAGCTGGCGTTCGGCGTCTTCGGCGCCTCGAACCCGGTCAGCACGCTGCTGAACGAGGTCATCGCCTACCTGCCGCGCATCGTCGTCGCGCTGGTGCTGGTGATCGTCGCGTCGGCGATCGGCACCGCGCTGCGCGGCCTGGTGACCGGTGCGCTCGGCCAGCGCTCGTACACGAAGCTGCTCGGCAACATCACCTACGGCTTCGTGATGGCGCTGGGCGTCATCGCCGCGCTCAACCAGCTCGGCATCGCCGTCTCGGTCACCATGCCGGTGCTCGTCGCCGTGCTCGCCACCGTGGCCGGTGTGATCATCATCGGTGTCGGCGGCGGCCTGGTCCGCCCGATGCAGTCGCGCTGGGAGGGCTGGCTGAACCGCGTGCAGGAGGAGGCGCAGGCCCAGTCGCCGATGCCGCGCGCGTCGCAGGAGATGCCGGCGAACGTCGGCGGCCGGATGGACGCCCCGACCCCGCCGTCGGGCACGCCGATGTCCGACAGGTAG
- a CDS encoding alpha/beta hydrolase yields the protein MRRFPALVLGVATLMAAGTAASADPPDPLAEFVAQPVTWAPCKGKLAELECATLVAPLDYTRPAGDRINLTISRKRAAAPDRRRGVLFTNPGGPGGSGLGLPQFLAKSELAQVYDLIGIDPRGVGGSTALNCRTVPAIAAPDSRPADADFGKWAAEARAAEEACQQSAGGIRQFVSTANTARDMDVVRGVLGEPKINYLGYSYGTYLGAVYGTLFPNRLDRSVLDSAVHPEWIWREQFRQQAVAYRRDVEAWARWVGERHEKFGLGKSQAEVLAEVEKVAAKLHATPVEGHTRSSFDGALGVGGRYRPLWTDLAGIVVKLRSGEQAANAAGAKAAQVLAKTGLDELRSGVFDTVTCESDWPTDLDTYFEDMRTFRERYPFGYGIIRAAPMTCTFRSFTPPEPPVRIARAGYPVGVVVQAEGDTQTQYAGGPAMATRLGHNLITVVDEGKHGIYGGGNRCVDEKVNRYLIDGGLPGSISQCAGDPRPDVPKDGSGAPAAAPALSAERIQQYLDGRGLSARP from the coding sequence TTGCGTAGGTTCCCGGCACTCGTTCTGGGGGTTGCCACCCTCATGGCCGCGGGCACGGCCGCGTCCGCGGACCCGCCCGACCCGCTCGCCGAGTTCGTCGCCCAGCCGGTCACCTGGGCGCCGTGCAAGGGCAAGCTCGCCGAGCTCGAGTGCGCGACGCTCGTCGCGCCGCTCGACTACACCAGGCCGGCCGGCGACCGGATCAACCTGACCATCAGCCGCAAGAGGGCCGCGGCACCGGACCGCCGCCGCGGCGTGCTGTTCACCAATCCGGGTGGACCTGGTGGATCAGGGCTCGGGCTGCCGCAGTTCCTGGCCAAGTCCGAGCTCGCGCAGGTCTACGACCTGATCGGCATCGACCCGCGCGGCGTCGGCGGGTCGACCGCGCTGAACTGCCGCACCGTGCCCGCGATCGCCGCGCCGGACTCCCGGCCGGCGGACGCCGACTTCGGCAAGTGGGCGGCGGAGGCGCGCGCGGCGGAGGAGGCCTGCCAGCAGTCGGCCGGCGGGATCCGGCAGTTCGTCAGCACCGCGAACACCGCGCGGGACATGGACGTCGTGCGCGGCGTGCTGGGCGAGCCGAAGATCAACTACCTGGGCTACTCCTACGGCACCTACCTGGGCGCGGTGTACGGGACGCTGTTCCCCAACCGGCTCGACCGCAGCGTGCTCGACAGCGCCGTGCACCCGGAGTGGATCTGGCGCGAGCAGTTCCGCCAGCAGGCCGTGGCCTACCGGCGCGACGTCGAAGCGTGGGCCAGGTGGGTCGGGGAACGCCACGAGAAGTTCGGGCTGGGCAAGTCGCAGGCCGAGGTGCTGGCCGAGGTGGAGAAGGTCGCGGCCAAGCTGCACGCCACGCCGGTCGAGGGGCACACGCGGTCCTCGTTCGACGGCGCGCTGGGCGTCGGCGGCCGCTACCGTCCACTGTGGACCGACCTGGCGGGCATCGTGGTGAAGCTGCGGTCGGGGGAGCAGGCCGCGAACGCCGCCGGCGCCAAGGCCGCGCAGGTGCTGGCCAAGACGGGGCTGGACGAGCTGCGGTCCGGCGTGTTCGACACGGTGACGTGCGAGTCGGACTGGCCGACCGACCTCGACACCTACTTCGAGGACATGCGGACGTTCCGGGAGCGCTACCCGTTCGGCTACGGCATCATCCGCGCCGCGCCGATGACCTGCACGTTCCGCTCGTTCACCCCGCCGGAGCCACCGGTGCGGATCGCGCGCGCCGGCTACCCCGTCGGCGTCGTGGTGCAGGCCGAGGGCGACACGCAGACGCAGTACGCGGGCGGGCCGGCGATGGCCACGCGGCTGGGGCACAACCTGATCACCGTCGTCGACGAGGGCAAGCACGGCATCTACGGCGGCGGCAACCGGTGCGTCGACGAGAAGGTCAACCGCTACCTGATCGACGGCGGCCTGCCGGGCAGCATCTCGCAGTGCGCCGGCGACCCGCGCCCGGACGTGCCGAAGGACGGTTCCGGAGCGCCCGCCGCGGCACCCGCGCTGTCGGCCGAGCGCATCCAGCAGTACCTGGACGGCCGGGGCCTGAGCGCCCGTCCGTGA
- a CDS encoding PucR family transcriptional regulator: MTSSPTSDNAKKEVHPPVLSSRTMRKIERASGNLATASVAEMEQRLSWFARMPADQRASVLLLIQNGVAGFVEWLHDRQQAIRLTADAFRSAPKDISRWVSLRQTVELVRIALELFEEQMPAMAADEAERAMLMEGVLRYGREIAFSAATSYAAAAEARGAWDARLEALVVDGIVRGDPEESLLSRAAALGWDPAAEATVLVGNPGSEDPQAVNYNVRSKATRAGRPVLLSIQGSRLVVVLGGPTETGEDVLGRIAEGFGEGPVVAGPTVSSLSEAHRSASDALSGLRAVVGWPAAPRPVRSLDLLPERALAGDPEAEWQLVDRVARPLEDAGGALLETVDAFLEVGGVLETCAKRLFVHPNTVRYRLRRVQEMTGRNAHDARDALVLRVALSVGRLARSRGLW, from the coding sequence ATGACCAGCAGCCCGACCTCGGACAACGCGAAGAAGGAGGTCCACCCTCCCGTCCTCTCCTCCCGCACGATGCGCAAGATCGAGCGGGCGTCCGGCAACCTCGCCACCGCCAGCGTCGCGGAGATGGAGCAGCGGCTGTCGTGGTTCGCGCGGATGCCGGCGGACCAGCGGGCGAGCGTGCTGCTGCTGATCCAGAACGGCGTGGCGGGCTTCGTCGAGTGGCTGCACGACCGGCAGCAGGCGATCCGGCTGACCGCGGACGCGTTCCGCAGCGCCCCCAAGGACATCTCCCGCTGGGTGAGCCTGCGCCAGACCGTCGAGCTGGTCCGGATAGCGCTGGAGCTGTTCGAGGAGCAGATGCCGGCGATGGCGGCCGACGAGGCCGAACGCGCGATGCTGATGGAGGGCGTGCTGCGGTACGGCCGGGAGATCGCGTTCTCCGCGGCGACCTCCTACGCGGCGGCGGCCGAGGCGCGCGGCGCGTGGGACGCCCGGCTGGAGGCGCTGGTCGTGGACGGCATCGTGCGTGGCGACCCCGAGGAGTCGTTGCTGTCGCGGGCCGCCGCGCTGGGCTGGGACCCGGCGGCCGAGGCGACCGTGCTGGTCGGCAACCCCGGCAGCGAGGACCCGCAGGCGGTCAACTACAACGTGCGCAGCAAGGCCACCCGCGCCGGTCGGCCGGTGCTGCTGTCGATCCAGGGCTCACGGCTGGTGGTCGTGCTCGGCGGGCCGACCGAGACCGGTGAGGACGTGCTGGGCCGCATCGCCGAGGGCTTCGGCGAGGGACCGGTGGTGGCCGGGCCGACCGTGTCGTCGCTGTCCGAGGCACACCGCAGCGCCAGCGACGCGCTGAGCGGGCTGCGCGCGGTCGTCGGCTGGCCAGCTGCACCCCGGCCGGTGCGCTCGCTCGACCTGCTGCCGGAACGCGCGCTGGCCGGTGACCCGGAGGCCGAGTGGCAGCTGGTGGACCGGGTGGCCAGGCCGCTGGAGGACGCGGGCGGCGCGCTGCTGGAGACCGTGGACGCGTTCCTGGAAGTCGGCGGCGTGCTGGAGACGTGCGCGAAAAGGCTGTTCGTGCACCCGAACACGGTCAGATATCGCCTTCGGCGCGTTCAGGAAATGACGGGAAGAAATGCACACGACGCTCGAGACGCGCTTGTGCTTCGCGTCGCTTTGTCTGTAGGGAGACTTGCCCGCTCCCGGGGCCTGTGGTAG
- a CDS encoding beta-ketoacyl-ACP synthase III: MTTFQAPRAAAGSRIVGLGSYQPETVVSNHDLAQRMDTSDEWIRERVGIANRRVAAKDEGVVDMSVTAGIRAIEDAGLTPADIGGVIVATCTMPSTIPNAAAQVATKIGIKAAAAFDLNAACAGFCYAVATAADIVRAGTVRNILVIGAEKLTDWTHQDDRSTAIIFADGAGAVVVGASDTNEIGPVAWGSDGSMSEVIRIDDRDSFIHQEGQTVFRWATTQIAPIALKAAELAGVELSDVDVFAPHQANLRIIEAIAKRLRNNGAREDLKVARDIVESGNTSSASIPMALDHMRAAGEISSGDVVLMVGFGAGLSYAGQVVRCP, encoded by the coding sequence GTGACCACGTTCCAGGCCCCGCGGGCAGCCGCGGGGAGCCGCATCGTCGGCCTCGGCAGCTACCAGCCGGAGACCGTGGTCAGCAACCACGACCTCGCCCAGCGGATGGACACCTCCGACGAGTGGATCCGCGAGCGCGTGGGCATCGCGAACAGGCGCGTCGCGGCCAAGGACGAGGGCGTCGTCGACATGTCCGTCACGGCGGGCATCAGGGCGATCGAGGACGCGGGCCTGACCCCGGCCGACATCGGCGGCGTGATCGTGGCGACCTGCACCATGCCGTCGACCATCCCGAACGCCGCCGCCCAGGTCGCCACGAAGATCGGCATCAAGGCCGCGGCCGCGTTCGACCTCAACGCCGCGTGCGCGGGCTTCTGCTACGCCGTCGCGACCGCGGCGGACATCGTCCGCGCCGGCACCGTGCGGAACATCCTCGTCATCGGTGCCGAGAAGCTCACCGACTGGACCCACCAGGACGACCGCTCGACCGCGATCATCTTCGCGGACGGCGCGGGTGCCGTCGTGGTCGGCGCCAGCGACACGAACGAGATCGGCCCCGTCGCCTGGGGCTCGGACGGCTCGATGTCCGAGGTCATCAGGATCGACGACCGCGACTCGTTCATCCACCAGGAAGGCCAGACGGTCTTCCGGTGGGCGACGACCCAGATCGCGCCCATCGCGCTCAAGGCCGCCGAACTGGCGGGCGTCGAACTGTCCGACGTGGACGTGTTCGCCCCGCACCAGGCGAACCTGAGGATCATCGAAGCGATCGCCAAGCGCCTGCGGAACAATGGTGCGCGCGAGGACCTGAAGGTCGCTCGAGACATCGTCGAATCCGGCAACACCTCCTCGGCCTCGATCCCCATGGCACTGGACCACATGCGGGCGGCGGGCGAGATCTCCAGCGGAGACGTGGTGCTGATGGTCGGGTTCGGCGCAGGGCTGTCCTACGCGGGACAGGTGGTCCGGTGCCCGTGA
- a CDS encoding acyl carrier protein, whose translation MSDNVLTGLAEIVEEVAGVAADDVTAEKSFVDDLDIDSLSMVEIAVQAEDKFGVKIPDDELANLKTVGDAVTYITSHA comes from the coding sequence GTGAGCGACAACGTCCTGACCGGTCTTGCCGAGATCGTCGAAGAGGTCGCCGGTGTGGCCGCCGACGACGTCACCGCTGAGAAGTCCTTCGTGGACGACCTCGACATCGACTCGCTGTCGATGGTCGAGATCGCCGTCCAGGCGGAGGACAAGTTCGGCGTGAAGATCCCGGACGACGAGCTGGCGAACCTCAAGACCGTTGGTGACGCGGTGACGTACATCACCAGCCACGCATGA
- the fabF gene encoding beta-ketoacyl-ACP synthase II: protein MSSNIDVVITGLGATTPLGGDVTSTWDALLAGKSGVRPMTHDWVEKYDLPVKIASQLVVDPTEVLPRVEARRLDRSEQVAIVASRQAWADAGHNDDTVDRQRLAVIIGTGIGGAITLLTQDDLLEQQGLRKVSPLTVPMLMPNGPAAHVGLELKAQAGVHAPVSACASGAEAIAWAYRMIKSGEADVVVAGGAEACITAIPVAGFSQARTMSTRNDEPEKASRPFDTARDGFVLGEGAGVMVLERREFAEARGAKIYGRLAGIGTSADGYHITAPDPEGVGQSRAIAASLRSGGIDPSDVGHVNCHATSTPVGDVAETVAIRKAIGDHPVLTAPKGALGHLLGAAGAVEAIVTVLSIRDGIVPQTLNLENLDPAVTLDVVAGEPRKVKLDAAVNDSFGFGGHNVALAFTPA from the coding sequence ATGAGTTCGAACATCGACGTCGTCATCACCGGGCTGGGTGCCACCACCCCGCTCGGCGGTGACGTGACGTCCACCTGGGACGCACTGCTGGCCGGCAAGTCCGGGGTCCGCCCCATGACCCACGACTGGGTCGAGAAGTACGACCTGCCGGTGAAGATCGCGTCGCAGCTCGTCGTCGACCCCACCGAGGTCCTGCCCCGCGTCGAGGCGCGGCGCCTGGACCGCTCGGAGCAGGTCGCCATCGTCGCCTCACGCCAGGCGTGGGCCGACGCGGGCCACAACGACGACACCGTCGACCGCCAGCGCCTCGCCGTCATCATCGGCACGGGCATCGGCGGCGCGATCACCCTCCTGACCCAGGACGACCTCCTGGAGCAGCAGGGCCTGCGCAAGGTGTCGCCGCTGACCGTCCCGATGCTGATGCCGAACGGCCCCGCGGCCCACGTGGGCCTGGAGCTCAAGGCACAGGCAGGCGTCCACGCGCCGGTCTCCGCCTGCGCCTCGGGCGCGGAAGCCATCGCCTGGGCCTACCGCATGATCAAGTCCGGCGAAGCCGACGTGGTCGTCGCGGGCGGCGCCGAAGCCTGCATCACCGCCATCCCGGTGGCCGGCTTCTCCCAGGCCCGCACCATGAGCACCCGCAACGACGAGCCGGAGAAGGCCTCCCGCCCGTTCGACACGGCCCGCGACGGCTTCGTCCTCGGCGAGGGCGCAGGCGTCATGGTCCTGGAACGGCGCGAGTTCGCCGAGGCCCGCGGCGCCAAGATCTACGGCCGCCTGGCAGGCATCGGCACCTCCGCCGACGGCTACCACATCACCGCCCCCGACCCCGAGGGCGTCGGCCAGTCGCGTGCCATCGCCGCATCCCTGCGGTCCGGCGGCATCGACCCGTCCGACGTCGGCCACGTGAACTGCCACGCCACCTCCACCCCGGTGGGCGACGTGGCGGAAACGGTGGCCATCCGCAAGGCGATCGGCGACCACCCGGTCCTCACCGCCCCCAAGGGTGCCCTCGGGCACCTCCTGGGCGCGGCAGGAGCGGTGGAAGCAATCGTCACGGTCCTCTCGATCCGCGACGGAATCGTTCCCCAGACCCTCAACCTGGAGAACCTCGACCCGGCCGTCACGCTCGACGTGGTGGCGGGCGAACCGCGCAAGGTCAAGCTGGACGCCGCCGTGAACGACTCGTTCGGCTTCGGCGGCCACAACGTGGCACTGGCCTTCACCCCGGCCTAG
- the lanKC gene encoding class III lanthionine synthetase LanKC, translating into MDLRYEAFCFADRRFYDLQSSTESGLPGDDFAHQLPALPDGWVQAERNVWRHLHPHGVQLPKQGWKIHVSAGLDNATAVLKATFDYCVERRIPFKYLQTVSIVLARNSKYAPREGSGKLITVYPTSTEQLEQVVTELAQLLDGQHGAYILSDLRYGKGPVYVRYGGFSEQWLEVDGQQVLAIEGPDGELVADQRKPVFSVPEWVQLPEFLAPHLAERNAGDPNAFPYRIKSSLHFSNGGGVYLATRKSDGKEVVLKEARPHAGLDREGRDAVARLELEHQILTRLAGVQGVPAVFDRFTEWEHLFVAMEFMPGRSLGQWLGMNYPLTHKEADDEKVAAYKERALALVHKVDDLMARVHERGVVFGDLHTMNILVDEDDEVSLIDFELSSTIEDLHRPTLGAPGFQAPADREGFDIDAYPLAALKLWIFLPLNAVLELSPAKLDQHVQVVKERFGLDDEYCRGVVDVLRPRVDPPTDPAFTAFDDAEPDWTVVRKEIATAILHSATPQRTDRLFPGDIEQFEVGGANFAYGAAGVLHALEASGEGRYPEHEDWLIRSVRREPPKQPGFYVGAHGIAHVLEDFGHHDVATELVESYAPLVETTQDHGLSAGLAGIGLNLLHFADTRGDDGFAARAEGLAERLARQLPDAPGPGGKARAGLLHGWSGPALFFLRMFERTTERRWLKLAEQALERDLAETMVALDGSLQVRDGNFRSLPYVGIGGAGIALVLTEFAAVAPERPCVEQLPGLLNACTSEFVIQPALTLGRAGQLATLAHATRHTPNERYERSIRQHLRALGWHAVRFGGGLAFPGVQLRRMSMDLNTGGAGVLLAIASTVDGRAPLPFLGKAQTPVLADR; encoded by the coding sequence GTGGACCTCAGATACGAGGCGTTCTGCTTCGCGGATCGTCGCTTCTACGATCTGCAGAGCAGCACCGAAAGCGGCCTCCCGGGCGACGACTTCGCGCACCAGCTGCCTGCTCTTCCCGACGGCTGGGTGCAGGCGGAACGCAACGTCTGGAGGCACCTGCACCCGCACGGCGTGCAGCTGCCCAAGCAGGGGTGGAAGATCCACGTCTCGGCCGGCCTGGACAACGCGACCGCGGTGCTCAAGGCCACGTTCGACTACTGCGTCGAGCGCAGGATCCCGTTCAAGTACCTGCAGACGGTCTCGATCGTCCTCGCCCGCAACTCCAAGTACGCACCGCGCGAGGGCAGCGGCAAGCTGATCACGGTCTACCCGACGAGCACCGAACAGCTCGAGCAGGTGGTCACCGAGCTCGCCCAGCTCCTCGACGGTCAGCACGGCGCCTACATCCTCAGCGACCTGCGCTACGGCAAGGGTCCGGTGTACGTGCGCTACGGCGGGTTCTCCGAGCAGTGGCTGGAGGTCGACGGGCAGCAGGTGCTCGCGATCGAGGGGCCGGACGGCGAGCTCGTGGCCGACCAGCGCAAGCCGGTCTTCAGCGTGCCGGAGTGGGTGCAGCTGCCCGAGTTCCTGGCGCCCCACCTGGCCGAGCGCAACGCCGGCGACCCGAACGCGTTCCCGTACCGGATCAAGAGCTCGCTGCACTTCTCCAACGGTGGCGGCGTGTACCTCGCGACCCGCAAGAGCGACGGCAAGGAGGTCGTGCTCAAGGAGGCGCGGCCGCACGCCGGGCTCGACCGCGAGGGTCGCGACGCGGTGGCCAGGCTGGAGCTGGAGCACCAGATCCTCACCAGGCTCGCCGGTGTGCAGGGCGTGCCGGCGGTGTTCGATCGCTTCACCGAGTGGGAGCACCTGTTCGTCGCGATGGAGTTCATGCCCGGTCGCTCGCTCGGCCAGTGGCTCGGGATGAACTACCCGCTGACGCACAAGGAAGCCGACGACGAGAAGGTCGCGGCCTACAAGGAACGCGCGCTCGCTCTTGTGCACAAGGTCGACGACCTGATGGCACGCGTGCACGAACGCGGTGTCGTCTTCGGCGACCTGCACACCATGAACATCCTGGTCGACGAGGACGACGAGGTCTCGCTCATCGACTTCGAGCTGTCGTCGACGATCGAGGACCTGCACCGGCCGACGCTCGGGGCCCCCGGCTTCCAGGCACCGGCCGACCGCGAGGGCTTCGACATCGACGCCTACCCGCTGGCCGCGCTCAAGCTGTGGATCTTCCTGCCGCTCAACGCGGTGCTGGAGCTCTCCCCCGCCAAGCTCGACCAGCACGTGCAGGTCGTCAAGGAGCGCTTCGGGCTCGACGACGAGTACTGCCGGGGCGTCGTCGACGTGCTCCGGCCGCGGGTCGACCCGCCGACGGACCCGGCGTTCACGGCGTTCGACGACGCGGAACCCGACTGGACCGTGGTGCGCAAGGAGATCGCGACCGCGATCCTGCACAGCGCGACTCCGCAACGGACGGACCGGCTCTTCCCCGGCGACATCGAGCAGTTCGAGGTCGGCGGCGCGAACTTCGCCTACGGCGCGGCGGGTGTGCTGCACGCGCTGGAGGCGAGCGGCGAGGGCCGGTACCCCGAGCACGAGGACTGGCTGATCCGCTCGGTCCGCCGCGAACCGCCGAAGCAGCCCGGTTTCTACGTCGGCGCCCACGGCATCGCGCACGTGCTGGAGGACTTCGGTCACCACGACGTCGCGACCGAGCTGGTGGAGAGCTACGCACCGCTCGTCGAGACCACGCAGGACCACGGTCTGAGCGCCGGCCTCGCCGGCATCGGGCTGAACCTGCTGCACTTCGCGGACACCCGCGGGGACGACGGCTTCGCGGCACGGGCCGAGGGGCTCGCCGAACGGCTCGCGCGGCAGCTCCCCGACGCACCGGGCCCCGGTGGCAAGGCGCGGGCAGGACTGCTGCACGGCTGGTCGGGCCCCGCGTTGTTCTTCCTGCGGATGTTCGAACGCACCACCGAACGCCGCTGGCTCAAGCTCGCCGAACAGGCGCTCGAACGCGACCTGGCGGAGACGATGGTCGCGCTCGACGGTTCACTGCAGGTGCGGGACGGCAACTTCCGGTCGCTGCCCTACGTCGGCATCGGCGGGGCGGGCATCGCGCTCGTGCTCACCGAGTTCGCCGCCGTCGCGCCGGAACGTCCGTGCGTTGAGCAGCTCCCCGGGCTGCTCAACGCCTGCACCAGCGAGTTCGTGATCCAACCGGCGTTGACGCTGGGCAGGGCCGGTCAGCTGGCCACCCTCGCCCACGCGACGCGCCACACGCCGAACGAGCGGTACGAGCGCTCGATCCGGCAGCACCTGCGGGCACTGGGCTGGCACGCCGTGCGCTTCGGCGGCGGGCTCGCGTTCCCCGGTGTGCAGCTGCGCCGGATGTCGATGGACCTCAACACCGGCGGTGCGGGCGTCCTGCTCGCCATTGCGTCCACTGTGGACGGCCGCGCCCCTCTTCCCTTCCTGGGGAAGGCACAGACCCCGGTCCTCGCGGACCGGTAG
- a CDS encoding SapB/AmfS family lanthipeptide: protein MGFILDMQDLETPEAPANVLAGGGSGGGGGGSTTASNASLLLPCSHSTVSLLAC from the coding sequence ATGGGCTTCATCCTCGACATGCAGGACCTCGAGACCCCCGAGGCGCCGGCGAACGTGCTGGCCGGCGGCGGCTCGGGCGGTGGCGGCGGCGGCTCCACGACCGCGTCCAACGCGTCGCTGCTGCTCCCCTGCTCGCACAGCACCGTCAGCCTGCTGGCCTGCTGA